Proteins encoded by one window of Dendropsophus ebraccatus isolate aDenEbr1 chromosome 4, aDenEbr1.pat, whole genome shotgun sequence:
- the LOC138788511 gene encoding U3 small nucleolar RNA-associated protein 6 homolog isoform X1: protein MAELVQRRVEDHIPELQQLERVGLLTAKEARTVIKKVTALEYKLKRRTVDKEDFISYIQYEINFLELLRKRRRRIGYSFKKEEIEYVIVHRIHDLFSRAINKWKEDLQLWMSHVAFCKKWNCKMQLSRTFSSLLAVHPDKPALWIMAAKWEFEDKLSTESSRHLFLRSLRFHPDSPKLYQEYFRMELMNVEKQRKEKEDLERAKMNIGEDSFSDEILNGGLVRVVYKAAVQKIKGAEFHLSLLSIAKKFNFTEDLQNEILADLQTLYAEDPLTWDFLARQELSAKTLPSPEYTSKQTKVQDLMRKEEQCSHVYEKALGSLQTESMWELYVAFCLERYKRQTNSMELRQQRQDRLLSTLQKAHDADRLSDARYHDWISLLMELGQGDVAMQVLVKATDRFPGSVDMWKRRLETLVTLKAENLEQVFEKALAQVKMQDSLPLWILMVDWSEKERDAEATKSLYQKLVLNPTATRTMKVKYLDWIYRTQGYKRAKKVFTSLNENRPFSLEFFEKMIDIEKNQEKSRMVNLREYYERALREFGATQPDIWLSYIKEELNHVEGKPENCGAIHWRAMKMLQGADVEEFVNKYTLLQTGHL from the exons ATGGCGGAACTTGTACAGCGCCGGGTGGAGGATCACATCCCcgagctgcagcagctggagagagtCGGCCTGCTGACCGCGAAGGAAGCCAG GACGGTAATAAAGAAAGTTACGGCGCTGGAATATAAGCTGAAGCGGCGGACGGTGGACAAAGAAGACTTCATCAGCTACATTCAG TATGAGATTAACTTCCTGGAGCTGCTTAGGAAGAGGCGGCGG CGCATCGGATACTCATTTAAGAAGGAGGAGATTGAATatgtcattgtacatagaattcATGACCTCTTCAGTCGTGCCATTAACAAATGGAAG GAGGATCTCCAGCTGTGGATGTCTCATGTGGCTTTCTGTAAGAAGTGG aaCTGTAAGATGCAGCTCAGCCGCACCTTTTCTTCGCTCCTGGCCGTGCACCCGGATAAACCAG CCTTGTGGATAATGGCAGCTAAATGGGAGTTTGAGGATAAATTGTCTACTGAAAGTTCAAGACATCTCTTCCTGCGTTCCTTGCGGTTCCACCCAGACTCGCCCAAGCTCTATCAGGAA TATTTCCGAATGGAGCTGATGAATGTTGAGAAGcagagaaaagagaaagaagatTTAGAACGGGCGAAGATGAACATT GGTGAAGATTCCTTCTCAGATGAGATTCTTAATGGAGGACTGGTCCGCGTGGTCTATAAAGCTGCTGTGCAGAAGATAAAAG GGGCTGAGTTCCATCTCTCACTTCTCTCTATTGCTAAGAAATTTAATTTCACGGAAGATCTGCAGAATGAGATTTTGGCTGA CTTGCAGACCCTCTATGCAGAGGACCCCCTTACCTGGGACTTTTTGGCTCGCCAGGAGTTGTCAGCTAAAACATTACCATCACCAGAGTATACATCCAAACAGACAAAAGTGCAGGACCTGATGCGGAAGGAGGAGCAGTGCAGCCATGTGTATGAGAAGGCGCTCGGGTCGTTGCAAACAG AGTCCATGTGGGAGCTCTATGTAGCCTTCTGTCTTGAGAGATATAAACGGCAAACTAACAGCATGGAGCTAAGGCAGCAG AGGCAGGACAGGCTGCTGTCTACACTTCAGAAGGCTCATGATGCTGACCGGTTATCAGACGCAAGATACCATGACTGG ATCTCTCTCCTCATGGAGCTGGGGCAGGGGGATGTGGCAATGCAAGTATTGGTAAAAGCTACTGACAGGTTCCCTGGGTCTGtggacatgtggaaaagaagaCTGGAGACTCTGGTAACTCTAAAGGCAGAAAACCTGGAGCAAGTGTTTGAGAAGGCACTGGCACAAGTAAAGATGCAG GACAGTTTGCCATTGTGGATATTGATGGTAGATTGGAGTGAGAAGGAGAGGGATGCAGAAGCCACAAAGTCTCTATACCAG AAACTCGTCCTCAACCCAACTGCCACCAGAACCATGAAGGTAAAGTATCTGGACTGGATCTACAGGACACAGGGATACAAGAGAGCCAAGAAAGTGTTTACAAG TTTAAATGAAAATCGTCCTTTTTCTCTGGAATTTTTTGAGAAAATGATTGACATAGAGAAGAATCAG GAAAAGAGCAGGATGGTGAATTTAAGAGAGTATTATGAGCGTGCGCTGCGGGAGTTTGGGGCCACACAACCAG ATATCTGGTTGTCATATATCAAAGAAGAGCTGAACCATGTGGAGGGGAAACCAGAGAACTGTGGTGCTATTCACTGGAGAGCCATGAAGATGCTGCAGGGAGCAGACGTGGAGGAGTTTGTGAATAAATACACCCTGTTACAGACTGGACACTTATAA
- the LOC138788511 gene encoding U3 small nucleolar RNA-associated protein 6 homolog isoform X2: MAELVQRRVEDHIPELQQLERVGLLTAKEARTVIKKVTALEYKLKRRTVDKEDFISYIQYEINFLELLRKRRRRIGYSFKKEEIEYVIVHRIHDLFSRAINKWKEDLQLWMSHVAFCKKWNCKMQLSRTFSSLLAVHPDKPALWIMAAKWEFEDKLSTESSRHLFLRSLRFHPDSPKLYQEYFRMELMNVEKQRKEKEDLERAKMNIGEDSFSDEILNGGLVRVVYKAAVQKIKGAEFHLSLLSIAKKFNFTEDLQNEILADLQTLYAEDPLTWDFLARQELSAKTLPSPEYTSKQTKVQDLMRKEEQCSHVYEKALGSLQTESMWELYVAFCLERYKRQTNSMELRQQRQDRLLSTLQKAHDADRLSDARYHDWISLLMELGQGDVAMQVLVKATDRFPGSVDMWKRRLETLVTLKAENLEQVFEKALAQVKMQDSLPLWILMVDWSEKERDAEATKSLYQVSLPYLAAQPATLTMKVKYLDWIYRTQGYKRAKKVFTSLNENRPFSLEFFEKMIDIEKNQEKSRMVNLREYYERALREFGATQPDIWLSYIKEELNHVEGKPENCGAIHWRAMKMLQGADVEEFVNKYTLLQTGHL, encoded by the exons ATGGCGGAACTTGTACAGCGCCGGGTGGAGGATCACATCCCcgagctgcagcagctggagagagtCGGCCTGCTGACCGCGAAGGAAGCCAG GACGGTAATAAAGAAAGTTACGGCGCTGGAATATAAGCTGAAGCGGCGGACGGTGGACAAAGAAGACTTCATCAGCTACATTCAG TATGAGATTAACTTCCTGGAGCTGCTTAGGAAGAGGCGGCGG CGCATCGGATACTCATTTAAGAAGGAGGAGATTGAATatgtcattgtacatagaattcATGACCTCTTCAGTCGTGCCATTAACAAATGGAAG GAGGATCTCCAGCTGTGGATGTCTCATGTGGCTTTCTGTAAGAAGTGG aaCTGTAAGATGCAGCTCAGCCGCACCTTTTCTTCGCTCCTGGCCGTGCACCCGGATAAACCAG CCTTGTGGATAATGGCAGCTAAATGGGAGTTTGAGGATAAATTGTCTACTGAAAGTTCAAGACATCTCTTCCTGCGTTCCTTGCGGTTCCACCCAGACTCGCCCAAGCTCTATCAGGAA TATTTCCGAATGGAGCTGATGAATGTTGAGAAGcagagaaaagagaaagaagatTTAGAACGGGCGAAGATGAACATT GGTGAAGATTCCTTCTCAGATGAGATTCTTAATGGAGGACTGGTCCGCGTGGTCTATAAAGCTGCTGTGCAGAAGATAAAAG GGGCTGAGTTCCATCTCTCACTTCTCTCTATTGCTAAGAAATTTAATTTCACGGAAGATCTGCAGAATGAGATTTTGGCTGA CTTGCAGACCCTCTATGCAGAGGACCCCCTTACCTGGGACTTTTTGGCTCGCCAGGAGTTGTCAGCTAAAACATTACCATCACCAGAGTATACATCCAAACAGACAAAAGTGCAGGACCTGATGCGGAAGGAGGAGCAGTGCAGCCATGTGTATGAGAAGGCGCTCGGGTCGTTGCAAACAG AGTCCATGTGGGAGCTCTATGTAGCCTTCTGTCTTGAGAGATATAAACGGCAAACTAACAGCATGGAGCTAAGGCAGCAG AGGCAGGACAGGCTGCTGTCTACACTTCAGAAGGCTCATGATGCTGACCGGTTATCAGACGCAAGATACCATGACTGG ATCTCTCTCCTCATGGAGCTGGGGCAGGGGGATGTGGCAATGCAAGTATTGGTAAAAGCTACTGACAGGTTCCCTGGGTCTGtggacatgtggaaaagaagaCTGGAGACTCTGGTAACTCTAAAGGCAGAAAACCTGGAGCAAGTGTTTGAGAAGGCACTGGCACAAGTAAAGATGCAG GACAGTTTGCCATTGTGGATATTGATGGTAGATTGGAGTGAGAAGGAGAGGGATGCAGAAGCCACAAAGTCTCTATACCAGGTGAGTTTGCCCTATCTAGCTGCACAGCCAGCTACCTT AACCATGAAGGTAAAGTATCTGGACTGGATCTACAGGACACAGGGATACAAGAGAGCCAAGAAAGTGTTTACAAG TTTAAATGAAAATCGTCCTTTTTCTCTGGAATTTTTTGAGAAAATGATTGACATAGAGAAGAATCAG GAAAAGAGCAGGATGGTGAATTTAAGAGAGTATTATGAGCGTGCGCTGCGGGAGTTTGGGGCCACACAACCAG ATATCTGGTTGTCATATATCAAAGAAGAGCTGAACCATGTGGAGGGGAAACCAGAGAACTGTGGTGCTATTCACTGGAGAGCCATGAAGATGCTGCAGGGAGCAGACGTGGAGGAGTTTGTGAATAAATACACCCTGTTACAGACTGGACACTTATAA